The DNA sequence GAATAGCACGCTTTTGCGGCTGTCCCGAATGGGTTGCGCCATGATGCCGAAACCGACGGTGTTGAAGGCCTTGACGATGCGAGCGCCCGGCAGGGCCTGTGCGATCTGCTGGGCGCCCGAGAGGCCGCCGGGATGATCGAGGCCGTCGAGTTGCGGCTTCAGCGGATTGGTGGCATCGACAAGAATCCGGTCGCCCAATGGACCACAAGCGCGGGCAGCCGCGATGGCTGCGTCACCGGGCGTTGCGAGCAGTACCATCTGTGCGCTCTGCACGGCCGCCTCAGAAGTCGTCGCCGCGACACCCAGCGATGCGGCCTGGGTGCGGGCCTTCTCTGTCGACGGATCCCGCTGACCGAGTACGACGTCGTGTCCCAGTTGCGACCAACGGCGGGCGAGCGTCCCTCCCACGTGGCCGGCTCCGACGATTGCGATCTTCATGGCTGCCCCTTTCGTGCTGACAAGACAGTTGCCCGCGCTTGATGACGCCGGCCGGTACGGCTATATTCATTTTGATCATTCAGGCAGAACTGTAAATGAGTAAAAGTCCCAAAAAACAAACCGAACGTCCCGCTGGCTCGAAACTGCGGCGTGTGATTGAGGCCAGGGGTGCGGATGTTCTAACGGATGTCCTCAACGGGCTTGGCCTGCAATCCCGATTGTTCTGCCGGTCCCGGCTGAGCGCGCCGTGGGGCCTGAGCTTCGAAAAGAGCGATCTGGCCCACTTTCACTGGATCGAGCGAGGAGGATGCTGGCTGCACTGCAAAGGGCATCTGAGGCGTCCGCGCCCGTTGAGCGCGGGCGACCTCGTGGTGCTGCCGCATGGTGACGGTTACTATCTGTCGGACCAGCCCGGCGGGTCAGCCGTTCCGGTGATGGACCTAGTCGGTGGTGATGGCACGGGGCGCTGCCGGTTGCTCATGCAGGGCGGTGATGGGCCTGTGACATCCATGCTGTGCGGATCGTTCAGCTTTATTCGCGAAGGAGTGCCGTTGCTCGGCCTGCTTCCGGCCGTGCTCTGCATTCGGGATGGGGAGGACGCCGGGCAGGACCACGTTGAGCCGTTGATGAGGGCGTTGACCGACGAGTCGGAGAACATGCGCCCGGGCTGGGAGACGGTGGTAACCCGGCTGATGGACATCCTGTTTGTGAGAGTCATCCGGACGTGGCTGACTGAGCAGCCGAAGGACAGCCACTGGCTGGCTGCCCTGAACGATCGCCAGATTCACACGGCATTGTCATTGATGCACGAACGCCCGGAGTATCCGTGGACGCTGCAATCGCTGAGTCGCGCGGCGGGCCTGTCACGCTCGCCGTTTGCATCCCGGTTCACGCTGTCCGTGGGGGAGCCGCCTTTGACTTACCTGACTCGCTTGCGCATGCACCGGGCTGCACGG is a window from the uncultured Paludibaculum sp. genome containing:
- a CDS encoding NAD(P)-binding domain-containing protein produces the protein MKIAIVGAGHVGGTLARRWSQLGHDVVLGQRDPSTEKARTQAASLGVAATTSEAAVQSAQMVLLATPGDAAIAAARACGPLGDRILVDATNPLKPQLDGLDHPGGLSGAQQIAQALPGARIVKAFNTVGFGIMAQPIRDSRKSVLFISGDDAEANQRVSALAADTGFEPVYLGDLSASRMQEEHALLWIHMAIKAGYGQDFIFSLCRGPA
- a CDS encoding AraC family transcriptional regulator; protein product: MSKSPKKQTERPAGSKLRRVIEARGADVLTDVLNGLGLQSRLFCRSRLSAPWGLSFEKSDLAHFHWIERGGCWLHCKGHLRRPRPLSAGDLVVLPHGDGYYLSDQPGGSAVPVMDLVGGDGTGRCRLLMQGGDGPVTSMLCGSFSFIREGVPLLGLLPAVLCIRDGEDAGQDHVEPLMRALTDESENMRPGWETVVTRLMDILFVRVIRTWLTEQPKDSHWLAALNDRQIHTALSLMHERPEYPWTLQSLSRAAGLSRSPFASRFTLSVGEPPLTYLTRLRMHRAARALRERGVSLSEAAQVAGYASEIAFGKAFKRVMGIPPGAYRSGGAG